One genomic region from Acidimicrobiales bacterium encodes:
- a CDS encoding phytanoyl-CoA dioxygenase family protein, whose amino-acid sequence MTGPPVLDAAARIGWDRDGYVVLPDFVEPGLLTDLRTRIDDLVAGYADGGLPEGAATVFSTTEQTHAQDEWFLTSADVVRPFFEDGAFDGDGRLLVPMDQALNKLGHAMHDLDPVFDRFSRSGSMAALVGELGFVDPLLLQSMVIFKPPRIGGEVVCHCDHSFLWTDPQTVTGFWFALDDATVENGCMWAIPGGHLSDVRTRFRLEGTGTTTDVYDPSPYDMDALVPMEVRSGTLIAFHGRLPHWSGPNTSSRPRLAYTLHVIDGTADYRADNWLQRGPGLPLRGFG is encoded by the coding sequence ATGACCGGTCCACCGGTCCTTGATGCCGCCGCCCGTATCGGATGGGATCGGGACGGCTACGTGGTGCTCCCGGACTTCGTCGAACCGGGCCTGCTCACCGACCTGCGGACCCGGATCGACGACCTGGTGGCCGGATACGCCGATGGCGGGCTTCCCGAGGGGGCGGCCACCGTCTTTTCCACCACCGAGCAGACGCACGCCCAGGACGAGTGGTTCCTAACCTCGGCCGACGTGGTCCGTCCGTTCTTCGAGGACGGCGCCTTCGACGGCGACGGTCGGCTGTTGGTACCCATGGATCAGGCGCTGAACAAGCTTGGGCACGCCATGCACGACCTGGACCCGGTATTCGACCGCTTCTCGCGGAGCGGCAGCATGGCCGCCCTGGTTGGCGAGCTGGGCTTCGTCGACCCACTCCTGCTGCAGTCCATGGTCATCTTCAAGCCTCCCCGCATCGGAGGCGAGGTGGTCTGCCACTGCGACCACTCGTTCCTCTGGACCGACCCCCAGACGGTCACCGGATTCTGGTTCGCCCTGGACGACGCCACGGTCGAGAACGGCTGCATGTGGGCCATTCCCGGGGGCCATCTCTCCGACGTCCGGACCCGGTTCCGCCTGGAAGGCACGGGCACGACGACCGACGTTTACGACCCCTCCCCCTACGACATGGACGCCCTGGTGCCCATGGAGGTCCGCTCCGGCACCCTCATCGCCTTCCACGGACGGCTCCCCCACTGGAGCGGCCCCAACACGTCGTCCAGGCCACGGCTGGCCTACACCCTCCACGTCATCGACGGCACGGCCGACTACAGGGCCGACAACTGGCTCCAGCGGGGACCCGGGCTGCCGTTGCGCGGCTTCGGCTGA